One Oryza glaberrima chromosome 11, OglaRS2, whole genome shotgun sequence genomic region harbors:
- the LOC127754716 gene encoding uncharacterized protein LOC127754716, with protein sequence MTRFPERAGLEETLPLRISGEIASKHLMLHTRYSVHLVYALAPNHAGLDGEHQSEIRQIGYEASGARGVRLVSGGAEPDDDLINYPIDIDRGDGTMEIELGWFQIAPVEHVHGPDHAVAAQLSVISGGGLTVRGLIVEGMEFRPLYFV encoded by the coding sequence ATGACCAGGTTTCCAGAGCGCGCGGGACTGGAAGAGACGCTGCCCTTGCGTATCTCCGGCGAGATAGCAAGCAAGCACCTGATGCTGCACACGAGATACAGCGTGCACCTCGTGTACGCGCTGGCGCCCAACCACGCCGGCCTCGACGGTGAGCACCAGTCGGAGATCCGGCAGATTGGCTACGAAGCCAGCGGAGCGCGCGGCGTCCGCCTCGTCAGCGGCGGCGCTGAACCCGACGACGACCTGATCAATTACCCCATTGACATTGACAGGGGTGACGGCACGATGGAAATCGAGCTTGGGTGGTTTCAGATCGCCCCGGTGGAGCATGTGCACGGACCGGATCACGCGGTGGCCGCGCAGTTATCTGTCATAAGCGGCGGCGGGCTCACCGTCAGAGGGCTCATCGTCGAGGGCATGGAGTTCAGGCCCTTGTACTTTGTCTAG